A window of Moritella sp. Urea-trap-13 contains these coding sequences:
- a CDS encoding DUF2955 domain-containing protein: protein MLIKNSDVNATLRVTLTITLCMLMGKFFDLDSPVYLALYPTILMTKGKDFSWQGIGKMFLPTLLAAACALAISEIFYDHPFIIWTISLVFFDTMRRRADTPIKLGGMLMPTFNWILIVVFSQQGSFDMTMRIHEILISMMITAVVAKTMVTLFPFDKVAKPPAFKKQIITYQHRFVSGGLIGGGLAFLMIVDLLSATFCMVPVIAASIQFTRDKFKSVVLLRFISQIGGCAIAAIFTIMMAGHQNTIIFYALGLGTLVFIITKCMITSEGPSRDLHADVLLATMLPIQLYIGNTTLGLENTYLRAWELTVTLSILFIFHQLTRSRDNNEQRNHQHS, encoded by the coding sequence ATGTTGATTAAAAATTCAGATGTTAATGCAACCTTGAGAGTGACATTGACTATTACATTATGCATGTTGATGGGTAAATTTTTCGATCTTGATTCACCGGTATATTTAGCGCTTTACCCAACGATTCTGATGACTAAGGGTAAAGATTTTTCATGGCAAGGGATAGGAAAGATGTTTTTGCCTACACTGTTGGCTGCAGCCTGCGCCTTGGCCATTTCTGAAATTTTTTATGATCACCCATTTATCATCTGGACTATAAGTTTAGTGTTTTTTGATACAATGCGCCGCCGTGCTGATACGCCAATTAAGTTGGGCGGTATGCTAATGCCTACTTTTAACTGGATATTAATTGTCGTGTTTTCACAGCAAGGCAGTTTTGATATGACGATGCGTATTCATGAGATCCTTATCTCTATGATGATTACGGCGGTCGTTGCAAAGACAATGGTGACTTTATTTCCTTTTGATAAAGTGGCTAAACCACCTGCATTCAAAAAACAAATTATTACTTATCAACATCGTTTTGTATCAGGGGGCCTAATTGGTGGTGGACTTGCATTTCTGATGATTGTCGACTTACTTTCTGCCACTTTCTGTATGGTGCCTGTGATCGCGGCTTCAATCCAATTTACTCGTGATAAATTTAAATCTGTTGTCCTCTTGCGTTTTATTAGCCAAATTGGCGGTTGTGCCATTGCAGCTATCTTTACCATCATGATGGCAGGTCATCAAAACACGATTATTTTTTATGCATTAGGTTTAGGTACGTTAGTATTTATAATTACTAAATGTATGATCACATCGGAAGGTCCTTCTCGTGATCTTCATGCTGATGTATTATTAGCTACGATGTTGCCTATTCAGTTGTATATCGGTAATACAACACTGGGATTAGAAAATACATATCTACGAGCATGGGAGCTTACAGTAACCTTGAGCATCCTTTTTATTTTTCATCAACTAACACGTTCTCGAGATAATAATGAGCAAAGAAATCACCAACATTCCTGA
- a CDS encoding MarR family winged helix-turn-helix transcriptional regulator, producing MSKEITNIPELDESTSFMLGLASKQFRTQANQKLTTEFDITLEMLGLLRVLAHLGIVPQQALSDALHRERSVTKRLVDHVIKRGLIEVHKNELNKKARYIGLTEKGMETKEQASHCLEQITADYFSPLASDEQQLLRTLCKKLIRYNTVSGSD from the coding sequence ATGAGCAAAGAAATCACCAACATTCCTGAATTGGATGAAAGCACCTCGTTTATGCTGGGGCTTGCCAGTAAACAATTTCGTACGCAAGCGAATCAAAAATTAACTACTGAATTTGATATTACACTCGAAATGCTAGGCTTGCTTCGCGTGCTCGCACACTTGGGGATCGTCCCTCAGCAAGCATTATCCGATGCTCTACACCGCGAACGCTCGGTGACAAAGCGTTTAGTAGACCATGTAATTAAACGAGGTCTTATTGAAGTACATAAAAATGAACTGAACAAAAAAGCCAGATATATCGGTTTGACTGAAAAGGGCATGGAGACCAAAGAGCAAGCGAGTCATTGTTTAGAGCAAATAACGGCTGACTATTTCTCTCCTTTAGCGTCTGATGAGCAACAACTTTTGCGAACGTTATGCAAAAAATTAATTCGATATAACACTGTTTCAGGTAGTGATTAA
- a CDS encoding VOC family protein encodes MKMNHVGIMVGDMDKAVEFYTKALGLKIVMNNTKVLEERETAIGKMCVAVFGEGFKGFNIAHLVTTDGIGVEMFEMKERQERHEVDFTRLGIFHFCLQTDDFEGAMARTEQYGGKVRMDVHRYHPEDDSKQAKMVYLEDPFGNLFELYSHTYEETYASEYE; translated from the coding sequence ATGAAGATGAATCATGTAGGTATTATGGTTGGCGACATGGACAAAGCCGTTGAGTTTTACACTAAAGCGCTTGGTCTTAAAATTGTAATGAATAACACTAAAGTACTTGAAGAGCGTGAAACAGCCATTGGTAAAATGTGTGTTGCTGTGTTTGGTGAAGGCTTTAAAGGCTTTAACATTGCTCACTTAGTCACGACTGACGGCATTGGTGTTGAAATGTTTGAAATGAAAGAGCGCCAAGAACGTCATGAAGTTGATTTTACTCGCCTAGGTATCTTCCACTTCTGTCTTCAAACAGATGACTTCGAAGGTGCTATGGCGCGTACTGAACAATATGGCGGTAAAGTACGTATGGACGTTCATCGCTACCATCCAGAAGACGACAGCAAACAAGCAAAAATGGTGTACTTAGAAGACCCGTTTGGCAATTTGTTTGAGCTTTACTCGCACACATATGAAGAAACTTACGCTTCTGAATACGAATAA
- a CDS encoding helix-turn-helix transcriptional regulator yields MAEIETEGFEFFGVEEREFRMMVIERIETMMVHSKLSKNTLAQKANLGRSSFYEKMDREGRSHFTLLDIFRIAKALDISILQIFPMTELERQHGGQLPLSASTLHFLDQMLAAPKEDIEFLSDVYKNLQQRDQKDI; encoded by the coding sequence ATGGCAGAGATAGAAACTGAGGGCTTTGAGTTCTTCGGCGTGGAAGAGCGAGAATTCCGCATGATGGTGATTGAGCGCATCGAAACCATGATGGTACATTCAAAGCTATCTAAGAATACACTGGCGCAAAAAGCGAATCTTGGCCGCTCGTCATTTTATGAAAAGATGGATCGTGAAGGACGCAGTCATTTTACCCTGCTAGATATTTTCCGCATTGCCAAAGCACTTGATATCAGTATTCTGCAAATATTCCCGATGACGGAACTTGAACGGCAGCATGGCGGGCAATTACCTCTCTCAGCAAGTACGTTGCATTTTCTCGACCAAATGCTTGCGGCACCAAAAGAAGACATTGAGTTTCTGAGTGATGTGTATAAAAACCTGCAACAACGTGACCAGAAAGATATCTAA
- a CDS encoding C45 family peptidase has protein sequence MLTFKRTIIAATVGLSMLSGAASAISLEPVAGLNVQQPYYAPENFVQQTNMPIVDIRGVAAADYAKVFETQIGEQVRRGIKDAKHVYQLAGVDFTQFEKQSKQVLDNSRQLNPEYFVIVEALAKVGGVSVEEMLTLSQLDAALASAVAASLKGCTTISFDGTGVVGQVNDTPSLSGGNYWVLQADDFIQVMASGFYGSGQTLGKDIGVVINFQGTDSKGVGLDSPMAIELGALQNYIVRHAKSVDEAVKILEKHRTVVASHFNFADSQGGTVGVEMLSEGNYVIKRAAGVGHANHSEKAGVMQAFAESVGMAEKSKQRTIATAYTEWRAEFAQQFIDNTPEGNIDAAKYVLNTKPIAQHAAYGSDFITTLTAVMDTKKGCMEVAPGVSEWNNFQEVCFNEQ, from the coding sequence ATGCTAACTTTTAAACGTACGATTATTGCAGCAACAGTAGGACTATCTATGTTATCTGGGGCGGCTAGCGCTATTTCATTAGAGCCTGTAGCAGGCTTGAATGTACAGCAGCCATATTATGCGCCAGAGAATTTTGTTCAGCAAACCAACATGCCGATAGTTGATATTAGAGGTGTAGCAGCCGCTGATTACGCAAAGGTATTTGAGACGCAGATTGGTGAGCAAGTTCGACGTGGTATTAAAGATGCCAAACATGTTTATCAGTTGGCGGGGGTCGATTTTACTCAGTTTGAAAAGCAATCAAAACAGGTGCTAGATAATTCTCGCCAGTTAAACCCAGAGTACTTTGTTATTGTCGAAGCCTTGGCAAAAGTTGGCGGGGTCTCGGTCGAAGAGATGCTCACCCTAAGTCAATTGGACGCTGCATTAGCTTCTGCGGTGGCGGCTTCGTTGAAAGGTTGTACCACCATTAGTTTCGATGGTACGGGTGTAGTAGGGCAGGTGAACGATACCCCATCCTTATCTGGTGGTAATTATTGGGTTTTACAAGCGGATGATTTTATCCAAGTAATGGCGTCAGGCTTCTATGGTTCAGGGCAAACATTAGGTAAAGATATCGGGGTGGTGATCAACTTTCAAGGCACCGACTCTAAAGGTGTTGGTCTAGACTCGCCGATGGCTATAGAGCTCGGCGCGTTGCAAAACTATATCGTTCGACATGCTAAATCCGTGGATGAAGCGGTGAAAATCCTAGAAAAACATAGAACCGTGGTGGCATCACACTTTAATTTCGCTGATAGCCAAGGTGGTACGGTCGGCGTTGAAATGCTAAGTGAAGGTAATTACGTGATTAAACGTGCTGCAGGTGTTGGCCACGCTAACCACTCAGAAAAAGCAGGTGTCATGCAAGCTTTCGCGGAATCTGTAGGGATGGCTGAGAAAAGTAAACAACGTACAATCGCAACCGCTTATACCGAATGGCGTGCGGAGTTTGCGCAGCAATTTATTGATAATACCCCAGAGGGTAATATAGATGCCGCCAAATATGTACTTAATACCAAGCCAATTGCTCAGCATGCAGCATACGGGTCGGACTTTATTACCACGTTAACTGCGGTAATGGATACCAAGAAAGGCTGTATGGAAGTTGCACCAGGTGTGAGTGAATGGAATAACTTCCAAGAAGTATGTTTTAACGAACAGTAA
- a CDS encoding YaeP family protein — MNVYQCCDKIRELYSLIGSGDQGYIPKAIGCAVKALNDVASNESLPDDVRDNAAFAAANLLISDFED; from the coding sequence ATGAACGTTTATCAGTGTTGTGACAAAATCCGTGAACTGTATTCATTAATTGGCAGTGGCGATCAGGGTTATATTCCAAAAGCGATTGGTTGTGCGGTTAAAGCGTTAAACGATGTTGCGAGTAACGAATCTTTACCTGACGATGTTCGCGATAACGCGGCCTTTGCAGCAGCGAATTTACTTATTTCAGACTTTGAAGATTAG
- a CDS encoding heme-binding beta-barrel domain-containing protein: protein MKKLLVLSLASAMSFSAIANENVINGMDFGPLAQLVGTWETMEGAGVDVAPAKIGSEQGAGSLAVSPFLEKMTFEAAADAQNASEQYLVALYYKQEVFRKSDGSKFHDQRGYFIYDAKNQMVYNSFCIPRTTCVTAEGVAGKTMTLTAPDRGIAEGSYMTGKASTTGFSMNIKIEENKLTYSQNTMLDIYGQSMSHTDSSTLIRVTK, encoded by the coding sequence ATGAAAAAATTACTTGTACTTAGCCTCGCATCAGCAATGTCTTTTTCAGCAATTGCTAATGAAAATGTAATTAACGGGATGGATTTTGGCCCTCTAGCCCAGCTTGTTGGGACTTGGGAAACAATGGAAGGAGCTGGTGTTGATGTTGCACCTGCAAAAATAGGTTCAGAACAAGGAGCAGGCTCTCTTGCAGTGAGTCCTTTTTTAGAAAAAATGACGTTTGAAGCGGCTGCAGACGCCCAGAATGCAAGCGAGCAATACTTAGTGGCTTTATATTACAAACAAGAAGTATTTAGAAAGTCCGATGGTTCTAAGTTTCATGATCAACGTGGTTATTTTATCTATGATGCTAAAAATCAAATGGTATACAACTCATTTTGCATACCACGCACTACCTGTGTCACAGCTGAAGGCGTTGCAGGCAAAACAATGACACTTACAGCACCAGACCGAGGGATAGCTGAAGGCTCATATATGACAGGAAAAGCCTCAACAACAGGCTTTAGCATGAACATCAAAATTGAAGAAAATAAACTAACTTATTCACAAAATACCATGTTAGATATTTACGGTCAGTCAATGTCTCATACCGATAGCAGTACACTAATCAGAGTTACAAAATAA
- a CDS encoding glutathione synthase, translated as MNTKANAMIPQHVIEEATEWAIMHGVAFRQADNTARHCPFSIAPMTMKREVYAHLRKVTPLITKLISNLSEDHDFLQSSLQDMAKADPFFGRLLALHQQAHGDKNQRLTPARTPLLLMRTDFMDDRQHGAKVIEFNGIAAGMAPFGQRATEFHAFMANQWPAVYRTWSETSSENSPATPADNQGLEQLAYGIAQAAKKVQAKFTADTPQSKPTFLMVIQANEDNVYDQHLLEIALQKKGFRTVRRTFEQLSTQLATGDNQRLILEGVGAIDVVYLRAGYQYADYYSPERNESVCCQTLSQTRLFIEQHHVAMNATIGQQLATSKTIQMLLTIMPAQDYLRWGLTLEEALLVKSVLAEMKPVNNNTITWFNTQADKQQWVLKNQGEGGGHCIFGDDISEKLNQLVPEEYDAWALMLRLHPHERETPTMAVRDGEQTQIDDLVSEIGLFTAYYNGEPVTESDGYAGYLIRSKPASENEGGIHSGKGILDSLSLID; from the coding sequence ATGAATACCAAAGCAAACGCAATGATCCCACAACACGTAATTGAAGAAGCCACAGAATGGGCTATCATGCATGGTGTCGCGTTTCGTCAAGCAGACAACACAGCAAGACACTGCCCTTTTAGCATTGCGCCAATGACAATGAAGCGTGAAGTATATGCGCACTTACGTAAAGTAACGCCGCTGATCACCAAGCTAATCAGCAACCTGTCTGAAGACCACGACTTTCTACAATCGTCATTACAAGACATGGCCAAAGCCGATCCCTTTTTCGGACGCTTATTAGCCCTTCATCAGCAAGCGCATGGTGATAAGAACCAACGTCTAACGCCAGCACGCACACCGTTACTGTTAATGCGCACAGATTTTATGGATGATCGTCAACACGGCGCTAAAGTCATCGAATTTAATGGTATCGCAGCGGGCATGGCACCCTTTGGCCAACGTGCGACAGAATTTCACGCCTTTATGGCAAATCAATGGCCAGCGGTTTATCGCACATGGTCTGAAACGAGCTCTGAAAATAGCCCTGCTACGCCAGCAGATAATCAAGGGCTCGAGCAACTCGCTTATGGTATTGCTCAAGCAGCTAAAAAAGTCCAAGCGAAATTTACTGCCGACACGCCCCAATCTAAACCGACCTTCTTAATGGTTATTCAAGCAAATGAAGATAATGTTTACGATCAGCACTTACTTGAAATAGCATTACAGAAGAAAGGATTTCGCACAGTAAGGCGGACGTTTGAACAGCTCAGCACCCAGCTTGCTACAGGTGATAATCAACGCTTAATACTAGAAGGTGTCGGTGCTATCGATGTGGTGTATCTGCGCGCTGGCTATCAGTATGCTGACTACTATTCTCCAGAGCGTAATGAATCGGTATGTTGCCAGACGTTAAGCCAGACAAGATTGTTTATCGAACAACATCATGTAGCGATGAATGCCACTATCGGTCAGCAGTTAGCCACCAGCAAAACCATACAAATGCTACTCACGATAATGCCAGCTCAAGACTATCTGCGCTGGGGGCTGACGCTGGAAGAAGCGCTGTTAGTCAAAAGTGTGCTTGCGGAAATGAAGCCAGTGAATAACAACACCATCACTTGGTTTAACACCCAAGCCGACAAACAACAATGGGTATTAAAGAATCAAGGTGAAGGTGGTGGGCACTGTATTTTTGGTGACGATATTAGCGAGAAATTGAATCAACTTGTACCAGAAGAATACGACGCATGGGCGTTAATGTTACGTTTGCATCCGCATGAACGCGAGACGCCAACCATGGCAGTACGCGATGGAGAACAAACTCAAATAGACGATTTAGTCAGTGAAATAGGTCTGTTTACCGCCTATTACAATGGTGAGCCAGTAACGGAATCTGACGGTTATGCTGGTTATTTAATTCGCAGTAAACCTGCGAGTGAGAATGAGGGCGGGATCCACAGTGGCAAAGGTATTTTAGATTCCCTTTCGCTGATTGATTGA
- a CDS encoding GMP reductase, whose product MRIEQELKLGFKDVLFRPKRSTLKSRSQVSLERTFTFPNSKYTWTGVPVIAANMDTVGTFEAAKELAAHKMLTAVHKHYTVAQWKEFLEANPEIFDHIFVSTGTSDSDFEKLQQVLALDERLQFICIDVANGYSEFFIEYVRKVRAAYPTKTIMAGNVVTGEITEELILSGADIIKVGIGPGSVCTTRVKTGVGYPQLSAIIECADAAHGLGGMVVGDGGCSCAGDVAKAFGGGADFVMLGGMLAGHDESGGELCEVNGKKTKKFYGMSSTTAMNKHAGGVAKYRASEGKTVEVPYRGPIENTVFDILGGVRSTCTYVGAASLKELSKRTTFIRVLEQENNVFGKE is encoded by the coding sequence ATGCGCATAGAACAAGAATTGAAGCTAGGTTTTAAAGATGTACTTTTCCGCCCAAAACGTTCAACTCTAAAGAGTCGTTCACAAGTAAGCTTAGAGCGTACATTCACTTTCCCTAACAGCAAGTACACTTGGACAGGTGTACCGGTTATTGCTGCAAACATGGATACTGTAGGCACATTTGAAGCGGCAAAAGAACTTGCTGCACACAAAATGCTAACAGCTGTACATAAGCATTACACTGTTGCCCAATGGAAAGAGTTCCTAGAAGCAAACCCAGAAATCTTTGACCACATCTTTGTATCAACTGGTACATCTGATTCAGATTTCGAAAAACTTCAACAAGTTCTAGCATTAGATGAGCGTTTACAGTTTATCTGTATCGATGTAGCTAATGGTTACTCAGAATTTTTCATTGAGTATGTGCGTAAAGTACGCGCTGCATACCCAACTAAAACGATTATGGCTGGTAACGTAGTTACTGGTGAAATCACCGAAGAACTTATCCTGTCTGGCGCAGATATCATCAAAGTTGGTATCGGTCCTGGTTCAGTATGTACTACACGTGTTAAAACAGGTGTTGGTTACCCACAACTTTCTGCAATCATCGAATGTGCAGATGCTGCACACGGTTTAGGTGGCATGGTTGTTGGTGACGGTGGTTGTTCTTGTGCTGGTGATGTTGCTAAAGCATTCGGCGGCGGCGCAGACTTCGTTATGCTTGGCGGTATGTTAGCTGGTCACGACGAAAGTGGCGGCGAGCTGTGCGAAGTTAATGGCAAGAAAACCAAAAAATTCTATGGCATGAGCTCAACAACTGCGATGAACAAACACGCAGGTGGTGTTGCTAAATACCGTGCTTCAGAAGGTAAAACTGTAGAAGTTCCTTACCGTGGTCCAATCGAAAACACTGTTTTTGATATCCTAGGTGGCGTGCGTTCTACTTGTACTTATGTTGGCGCTGCGTCATTAAAAGAATTAAGTAAAAGAACGACTTTTATCCGCGTACTTGAGCAAGAAAACAACGTATTCGGTAAAGAATAA
- a CDS encoding ornithine cyclodeaminase encodes MIVLEIKDIKAIIEKVGYQDFFAQLNDTLTEDYKNWHDFDKSPRVANHVQDGVIELMPISNAEMYSFKYVNGHPKNPSQNKMTVMATGQLSLTETGEPLMFSEMTLLTGFRTAATSAMAAKHLAKKDSEVLALIGTGAQSEFQFLAYSFIFDLKEVRFFDTDPAAMRKFEQNMARFDIRLTPCKDAREAVQGADLITTCTADKKYQTVLTKDMISKDVFINGLGGDCPGKTEIEKELVESATIVVEFLPQSRVEGEIQQLGPDFTCTELHEIVKGETTLNVATDGTILYDSVGFALEDYSVLRLVYKLAKQHNIGSEMELIPDLSDVKNLFSLL; translated from the coding sequence ATGATTGTTTTAGAGATAAAAGATATTAAAGCGATAATCGAAAAAGTTGGCTACCAAGACTTTTTTGCTCAGCTTAATGATACATTGACTGAAGATTATAAGAATTGGCATGACTTTGATAAAAGTCCACGTGTTGCTAACCATGTCCAAGACGGTGTGATCGAATTAATGCCGATTTCGAATGCCGAAATGTACTCGTTCAAATACGTAAATGGCCACCCAAAAAACCCATCACAAAACAAAATGACGGTAATGGCGACAGGTCAATTATCGTTAACTGAGACTGGCGAACCGCTAATGTTCTCAGAAATGACATTGCTTACAGGTTTCCGTACAGCGGCTACTTCAGCAATGGCTGCGAAGCACTTAGCGAAGAAAGATTCTGAAGTATTGGCATTGATTGGTACTGGCGCACAAAGTGAATTCCAGTTCTTAGCTTACTCGTTCATCTTCGATTTAAAAGAAGTACGTTTCTTTGATACTGACCCTGCAGCAATGCGTAAATTTGAACAGAACATGGCGCGTTTTGATATTCGTTTAACGCCATGTAAAGACGCAAGAGAAGCGGTTCAAGGTGCAGACCTTATTACGACATGTACGGCAGACAAGAAATACCAAACAGTATTAACGAAAGACATGATCAGCAAAGACGTATTCATTAACGGTCTTGGCGGTGATTGCCCTGGTAAAACTGAAATCGAAAAAGAATTAGTAGAAAGCGCAACGATTGTGGTTGAGTTCCTACCACAGTCACGCGTTGAAGGTGAGATCCAACAACTGGGCCCAGACTTCACTTGTACAGAACTACACGAAATTGTGAAAGGCGAAACGACGCTGAACGTCGCAACAGACGGCACTATCTTGTATGACTCAGTAGGCTTCGCACTAGAAGATTACTCAGTACTACGCTTAGTTTACAAACTGGCTAAGCAACACAACATCGGTAGCGAAATGGAATTAATCCCAGATCTAAGCGATGTGAAGAACTTGTTCTCACTACTATAG
- a CDS encoding TetR family transcriptional regulator C-terminal domain-containing protein yields the protein MPAKGTKGKNRKQELINATLDCIANEGLQKTTVRNVAEYANVTNGLIRFYFSGKDEMLRAAYSALLEIMYVNAGVEINDPDVCAKTRLQHFIQVALSAPIVSPRTVLLWANFLPMTYIDPEMAAIRTNEYAKTTKILAPLISAALATDNITVNHHQCEILAIKINALIDGLWLEGSMAAYKFKDNELVNIGIDSASAILSIKLDNI from the coding sequence ATGCCAGCCAAAGGAACTAAAGGTAAAAACCGTAAACAAGAGTTAATCAATGCCACACTAGATTGCATTGCTAACGAAGGTTTACAAAAAACCACAGTACGTAATGTGGCTGAATATGCCAATGTCACTAACGGTCTGATCCGTTTTTACTTTTCCGGTAAAGACGAGATGCTACGCGCGGCGTATTCAGCATTACTCGAGATCATGTACGTTAACGCCGGTGTCGAAATTAACGACCCTGACGTGTGCGCCAAAACTCGATTACAGCACTTTATTCAAGTGGCTCTATCAGCGCCAATTGTGTCACCACGTACCGTATTGTTATGGGCTAATTTCTTGCCGATGACGTACATCGATCCAGAAATGGCAGCCATTCGTACTAATGAGTATGCTAAAACAACGAAGATATTAGCGCCGTTGATTAGTGCAGCATTAGCCACTGATAACATCACCGTTAATCATCATCAATGTGAAATCCTAGCGATTAAAATCAATGCCTTGATTGATGGTTTATGGCTAGAAGGCAGCATGGCCGCCTACAAATTCAAAGATAATGAGCTGGTCAATATCGGTATCGACAGTGCGTCTGCTATTCTTTCGATTAAGCTAGATAATATCTAG
- a CDS encoding dimethylarginine dimethylaminohydrolase family protein, translating to METSYVKSATGELKQVLLCSPTYLNLSPINKIAEDWLEKGEKIDQQKCLSEHQQLIDIYEQNGINVEVLEPTEHLSSQVFARDFGFNIKEGYVLGRFKEKVRHAESLLYAEKLAELGVPIIATCHEGILEGGDFWQLDEKTLAIGTLQRSDEKGIQSIREQLEPLGYTIISVNSKPEYLHLDMIFNIVGEKTAVTYYDGLPPEFQHYLNEAGYDLIKIEEAGVFKHFCNLQALGNKRIISLSANTDVNAQLRERGFTVFELHSTEILKTGGGPHCMTFPLERH from the coding sequence ATGGAAACCAGTTATGTAAAATCAGCGACAGGTGAACTGAAGCAAGTATTACTTTGTTCGCCAACTTACCTTAATCTTTCGCCAATCAACAAGATTGCGGAAGATTGGTTAGAGAAAGGCGAAAAAATTGATCAACAAAAATGCTTAAGCGAACACCAACAGCTGATTGATATCTACGAGCAAAACGGCATTAATGTCGAAGTACTAGAGCCGACTGAACATTTATCGAGCCAGGTATTTGCCCGTGATTTTGGTTTCAACATCAAAGAAGGTTATGTGCTTGGCCGCTTTAAAGAAAAAGTGCGTCACGCAGAAAGCTTATTGTATGCAGAAAAACTGGCAGAACTGGGTGTACCTATCATAGCCACTTGTCATGAAGGTATTCTTGAAGGCGGTGATTTTTGGCAGCTGGATGAAAAAACCTTAGCCATTGGTACGCTACAACGTTCTGATGAAAAAGGCATTCAAAGCATTCGTGAACAGCTTGAACCATTAGGCTATACCATTATTTCGGTTAACTCGAAACCAGAATACCTGCACCTTGACATGATCTTTAACATTGTCGGTGAAAAGACTGCCGTGACTTATTACGACGGTTTACCACCAGAATTCCAACATTACCTTAATGAAGCGGGTTACGACCTGATTAAAATTGAGGAAGCAGGTGTATTTAAGCACTTCTGTAACCTGCAAGCATTGGGTAACAAACGCATTATCTCGTTAAGCGCTAATACTGACGTAAACGCACAATTACGTGAACGTGGTTTCACGGTATTTGAGTTGCATTCGACTGAGATTTTGAAAACTGGCGGTGGTCCACACTGCATGACGTTCCCACTAGAACGTCACTAA